A single genomic interval of Amblyomma americanum isolate KBUSLIRL-KWMA chromosome 11, ASM5285725v1, whole genome shotgun sequence harbors:
- the LOC144111081 gene encoding uncharacterized protein LOC144111081, with product MSQQLHQSPLCDRSFTKKNCLEQHLPTQTDDRPSKCNRYASSFAQKVTLMDHPHTNTGGRPYKCDHYDSSFSQKGHMEEHLTTHTGERPYKCDQCGNSFALKNTLMAHLRTHTGERPYKCDHWGSSFANTGTLVRHFRTHTGERPYNCDHCGSSFARKGLLDRHVRTHTGERPYKCDHCNSSFAQKSSLVKHLRTHTGERPYNCDHCGNSFAEKGTLVNHLRTHTGERPFQCQLCPMAFTESAGLAKHVRAHKSERPYQCQLCTMTFKEKEHLRRHENNKHASKTIVP from the coding sequence ATGAGtcagcagctgcaccagtccCCCCTCTGCGATCGGAGCTTCACGAAGAAAAACTGCCTAGAGCAGCACCTTCCCACCCAAACGGATGACCGTCCCTCCAAGTGTAACCGTTACgcaagcagctttgctcaaaaggtcACCCTGATGGACCACCCACATACGAACACTGgtgggcgtccatacaagtgtgaccactatgacagcagcttttctcaAAAGGGCCACATGGAGGAACACCTTACCACCcatacgggtgagcgtccatacaagtgtgaccaatGTGGGAACAGCTTTGCTCTCAAAAACACCCTGATGGCCCACCTTCGTACTCACacaggtgagcgtccatacaagtgtgaccactgggGCAGCAGCTTTGCTAATACTGGCACCCTGGTGCGCCACTTTCGCACCCATACGGGCGAGCGTCCATAcaattgtgaccactgtggcagcagctttgctcgaaagGGCCTGCTGGACCGACACGTTCGCACCCATACTGGTGAGCGTCCATATAAATGTGACCACTGtaacagcagctttgctcaaaagtcCAGCCTGGTgaaacaccttcgtacccacacgggtgaacgTCCATACAACTGTGACCACTGTGGGAACAGCTTTGCTGAAAAAGGCACACTAGTGAatcaccttcgcacccacacgggtgagagaccattccagtgccagctctgccccatggcCTTTACAGAGAGTGCAGGCCTTGCTAAGCATGTGCGAGCCCATAAGAGTGAAAGACCTTATCAGTGTCAGTTGTGCACAATGACGTTTAAAGAAAAAGAGCATTTAAGACGCCATGAGAACAACAAGCATGCTTCAAAGACGATAGTTCCTTAG